In Fluviicola taffensis DSM 16823, the following are encoded in one genomic region:
- the nhaA gene encoding Na+/H+ antiporter NhaA, whose protein sequence is MARSASKNQVFKKFFESEKSSGLTLIAFTILSLLLANSSIKDQYTEFWEMSLGGMTIEHWVNDGLMAIFFLLVGLELKREFLVGELSSLKKATLPIFSALGGMLIPAGIYIFVNLGKPTSIGFGIPMATDIAFALGALSLLGNKVPLSIKVFLTALAVIDDLGAIVVIGVFYTKTIFWLNFGIALGIFVGLLVFNKLKVTSLWVYIPLGIVMWYFMHHSGIHATITGVLLALAIPAFGKSANAISPSHRLQEALHYPVPFFILPLFALVNTAIEIGPTWDTALLHNASLGIIIGLVLGKPIGIFLFTWISIRFNFAEKPLGTTWSQLFGVGILGGIGFTMSIFVTILAFSEKEIINDSKFAILISSLLAGLIGYIWLKASFKDRSRRIKTQKKATAKHAN, encoded by the coding sequence ATGGCAAGAAGCGCCTCAAAGAATCAAGTCTTTAAAAAATTCTTCGAGAGTGAGAAATCGAGTGGTTTAACGCTAATTGCATTTACCATTCTATCTCTTCTTTTGGCAAATTCTTCGATCAAAGATCAGTACACCGAATTTTGGGAAATGTCACTTGGTGGAATGACGATTGAGCACTGGGTCAATGATGGCTTGATGGCTATTTTCTTTTTATTGGTTGGCCTTGAATTGAAACGCGAATTTCTTGTTGGTGAACTTTCCTCCCTCAAAAAAGCAACACTTCCCATTTTTAGTGCTTTGGGAGGAATGCTTATTCCTGCTGGAATTTACATTTTCGTAAACCTTGGAAAACCAACCAGCATTGGATTTGGAATTCCAATGGCAACAGATATTGCATTTGCTTTAGGAGCACTTTCTCTTTTAGGAAACAAAGTGCCTCTTTCAATTAAGGTTTTCTTGACAGCACTTGCAGTGATTGATGATTTGGGAGCAATTGTGGTTATCGGCGTTTTCTATACAAAAACTATTTTCTGGCTAAACTTCGGCATTGCACTAGGTATCTTTGTTGGATTATTAGTGTTTAACAAACTGAAAGTAACTTCCCTTTGGGTTTATATTCCTTTGGGAATCGTTATGTGGTATTTCATGCACCATTCAGGAATTCATGCTACCATAACTGGAGTACTTCTAGCATTAGCAATTCCCGCATTTGGCAAATCAGCCAATGCCATTTCTCCATCACATCGTCTGCAAGAAGCATTACACTACCCTGTTCCCTTCTTTATCTTGCCTTTATTTGCTTTGGTAAATACAGCAATCGAAATTGGTCCAACTTGGGATACCGCATTGCTTCATAATGCCAGTTTAGGAATAATCATAGGGCTAGTTCTTGGGAAACCGATCGGAATATTTCTGTTTACGTGGATTTCTATTCGATTTAACTTTGCTGAAAAACCACTAGGCACGACTTGGAGTCAATTATTTGGAGTCGGAATTCTTGGCGGAATTGGATTTACGATGTCTATTTTCGTGACGATTCTTGCTTTTTCGGAGAAAGAAATCATCAATGATTCGAAGTTTGCAATTCTTATTTCTTCATTATTAGCTGGATTAATCGGGTATATTTGGTTGAAAGCTAGTTTTAAAGATCGCTCAAGAAGAATCAAAACTCAGAAAAAAGCGACCGCTAAACACGCGAATTAA
- a CDS encoding Glu/Leu/Phe/Val dehydrogenase dimerization domain-containing protein: MKDLLHKFENKRPEIVFEWKDAETEAEGWVVINSLRGGAAGGGTRMRVGLDKREVESLAKTMEVKFTVAGPPIGGAKSGINFDPKDPRKEGVLRRWYAAVTPLLKHYYGTGGDLNVDEIHEVIPITEDCGIWHPQEGVFNGHFQPREAQKINRIGQLRQGVLKVIEDKQYSPSVEKKFVIADMITGYGVAQSVAHYYDIWGGDLKDKKVIVQGWGNVASAGAYYLAQSGAKIVGIIDRVGGLINENGFSLEEIKQLFLTKNGNEIIHPDLKSFDEINAKIWDIQADVFIPCAASRLITQEQVERMIKSGVQVIAAGANVPFADKEIFFGPIADYADNHLSIIPDFISNCGMARVFAYLMSNDLKELTDQGIFEDTSKIIGDALKKTHASNSSKTGIAKAAFEIALNQLV; encoded by the coding sequence ATGAAAGATTTACTTCACAAGTTTGAAAACAAACGCCCAGAGATCGTTTTTGAATGGAAAGACGCAGAAACAGAAGCAGAAGGATGGGTTGTCATTAACTCATTACGCGGAGGCGCTGCTGGTGGAGGAACTCGTATGCGCGTAGGTTTGGACAAACGTGAAGTAGAAAGTCTTGCAAAAACAATGGAAGTGAAATTTACAGTTGCTGGGCCTCCAATTGGTGGTGCAAAATCTGGAATCAACTTTGATCCAAAAGACCCACGTAAAGAGGGCGTTTTGAGACGTTGGTACGCAGCTGTTACACCACTTTTGAAACATTATTATGGAACTGGAGGAGATTTAAATGTTGATGAAATTCATGAAGTCATTCCAATTACGGAAGATTGTGGAATCTGGCATCCGCAGGAAGGTGTTTTCAATGGGCATTTCCAACCACGTGAAGCACAAAAAATTAACCGCATTGGTCAATTGAGACAAGGAGTTCTGAAAGTAATCGAAGACAAACAGTACAGTCCAAGTGTAGAAAAGAAATTTGTAATCGCTGATATGATTACTGGTTACGGTGTTGCTCAATCAGTTGCCCATTATTACGATATTTGGGGTGGTGATTTGAAAGATAAAAAAGTCATTGTTCAAGGTTGGGGAAATGTAGCTTCAGCTGGAGCCTATTATTTGGCTCAATCAGGTGCTAAAATCGTTGGTATTATTGACCGTGTTGGTGGCTTAATCAATGAAAATGGATTCTCTTTAGAAGAAATCAAACAATTGTTTTTGACAAAAAACGGAAACGAAATCATTCACCCAGACTTGAAGTCTTTTGATGAAATCAATGCAAAAATCTGGGATATTCAAGCTGATGTTTTTATTCCTTGCGCTGCTTCTCGCTTAATTACGCAAGAGCAAGTCGAACGTATGATTAAATCAGGTGTTCAAGTAATAGCTGCAGGAGCAAATGTTCCGTTTGCAGATAAAGAAATTTTCTTCGGACCAATTGCAGATTACGCAGATAATCACCTTTCAATTATTCCTGATTTTATTTCGAATTGTGGAATGGCACGTGTTTTTGCTTACTTGATGAGTAACGACTTGAAAGAATTGACTGACCAAGGTATTTTTGAGGACACAAGCAAAATTATTGGCGATGCTTTGAAGAAAACACATGCTTCCAATTCATCTAAAACGGGAATTGCAAAAGCTGCATTTGAAATTGCTCTGAATCAATTAGTATAA
- a CDS encoding anhydro-N-acetylmuramic acid kinase gives MNSFKIIGLMSGTSLDGVDITFASYTKISDKNWEFSIQAAHTFQFNELLLSSLHESTKLSGSQLATLDHDLGVFLADCINQFITTNSIQREEIHAIASHGQTVFHQPTKGFTTQIGNPAVIAVKTGIKTIGDFRTKDVLFGGQGAPLVPIGDVYLFGSKADGFINIGGFANISFEEKGVVRAYDICPANLPMNKLARSKQLEYDKNGDLARAGELNYFLLDLLNSLDYYKEEGPKSLGTEWLEQHFYPLLKFDKDIENNLATVVEHIAIQLGEICTKNNLKRVMITGGGAKNTFLIERFKRYYTGEIVTVDNELIDYKEALIFGLLGALNLNNEPNCLSSVTGADKNVIGGVHHLP, from the coding sequence ATGAACTCATTCAAAATAATTGGCTTAATGTCAGGAACCTCTCTTGATGGAGTGGATATTACCTTTGCATCGTACACTAAAATTTCCGACAAGAACTGGGAGTTTAGCATCCAGGCTGCACACACTTTTCAATTCAATGAATTACTACTCTCGAGCCTGCATGAATCAACTAAGTTATCTGGCTCTCAATTAGCAACATTGGATCACGATTTAGGTGTTTTCTTAGCAGATTGCATCAATCAATTCATAACAACTAATTCCATTCAACGAGAGGAAATACATGCAATCGCATCACACGGACAAACCGTTTTTCATCAACCAACCAAAGGATTTACAACACAAATTGGTAATCCGGCTGTGATTGCTGTAAAAACAGGAATAAAAACAATTGGCGATTTTAGAACAAAAGATGTCTTGTTTGGCGGACAAGGAGCGCCTTTAGTTCCAATTGGAGATGTGTATTTGTTTGGATCAAAAGCAGATGGTTTTATCAATATTGGTGGTTTTGCAAATATCAGTTTTGAAGAAAAAGGAGTTGTTAGAGCCTACGATATTTGTCCAGCAAATCTGCCAATGAACAAATTAGCGCGTTCCAAGCAGTTGGAATACGATAAAAATGGCGATTTGGCTCGAGCAGGTGAATTAAATTATTTCCTACTCGATTTGTTGAATAGCTTGGACTACTACAAAGAGGAAGGACCAAAATCGTTGGGAACGGAGTGGTTGGAACAGCACTTCTACCCGCTTCTCAAATTCGACAAAGACATCGAAAACAACTTAGCAACAGTTGTAGAGCACATCGCAATTCAATTGGGAGAAATTTGCACTAAAAACAACTTGAAACGGGTAATGATAACTGGTGGAGGTGCAAAAAACACGTTCTTGATTGAACGATTCAAACGATATTATACGGGCGAAATTGTAACCGTCGACAATGAACTCATTGATTATAAGGAAGCTCTTATTTTCGGTCTTTTAGGTGCCCTCAATTTAAACAATGAACCAAATTGTTTATCAAGCGTTACTGGAGCTGACAAAAATGTAATTGGTGGTGTTCATCATTTACCTTAA
- a CDS encoding acyl-CoA dehydrogenase: MNFELTEEQKAVKEAARDFAQNVLKPGVIDRDREQRFPVEEMKQLGELGFLGMMVDPKYGGGGMDTMSYVLAMEEISKVDASTSVCMSVNNSLVCWGLEKFGNEEQKVKFLTPLAKGEKIGAFCLSEPEAGSDATSQRTTAIDMGDYYLVNGTKNWITNGSTASTYIVIAQTNAELGHRGINALIIERGMEGFIVGAKEDKLGIRGSDTHTLMFQDVKVPKANRIGEDGFGFKFAMKTLSGGRIGIAAQALGIAAGGFELAAAYSKERKAFGKEIYKHQAIAFKIADMATEIEAARLLVYRAAADKDAGRNFDQSSAMAKLYASKVAMEQTVEAVQIHGGYGYVKEYHVERLMRDAKITQIYEGTTEVQKIVISRNILAD; encoded by the coding sequence ATGAATTTCGAATTGACAGAAGAACAGAAAGCAGTAAAAGAAGCTGCGCGTGATTTCGCTCAAAACGTTTTAAAACCTGGGGTAATTGACCGCGATAGAGAACAAAGATTTCCTGTCGAAGAAATGAAACAGTTGGGTGAATTAGGTTTCTTAGGTATGATGGTTGATCCAAAATACGGAGGTGGCGGTATGGATACCATGTCTTACGTATTAGCAATGGAAGAAATTTCCAAAGTAGATGCTTCGACTTCGGTATGTATGTCTGTAAACAATTCATTGGTTTGTTGGGGATTGGAAAAATTTGGAAATGAAGAGCAAAAAGTGAAATTTTTGACTCCACTTGCAAAAGGAGAGAAAATTGGCGCATTTTGTTTGTCTGAACCAGAAGCTGGATCTGATGCGACTTCACAACGCACAACAGCAATTGACATGGGTGATTATTACCTTGTAAATGGAACAAAAAACTGGATTACAAACGGTTCGACTGCTTCTACTTATATTGTAATTGCTCAAACAAATGCTGAATTAGGGCATAGAGGAATCAATGCTTTGATTATTGAAAGAGGAATGGAAGGTTTCATTGTTGGAGCTAAAGAAGATAAATTGGGTATTCGCGGAAGTGATACACACACCCTGATGTTTCAGGATGTGAAAGTTCCGAAAGCAAACCGTATTGGTGAAGATGGATTTGGATTCAAATTCGCGATGAAAACGCTTTCAGGAGGTCGTATCGGTATTGCTGCTCAAGCATTAGGTATTGCTGCTGGAGGTTTTGAATTAGCGGCTGCTTATTCGAAAGAGCGTAAAGCATTTGGTAAAGAAATTTACAAACACCAAGCAATTGCATTTAAAATTGCAGACATGGCTACAGAAATTGAAGCTGCTCGTTTGTTAGTTTACCGTGCTGCGGCTGATAAAGATGCTGGTAGAAACTTTGATCAATCTTCTGCAATGGCGAAATTGTATGCTTCGAAAGTTGCAATGGAACAAACAGTCGAAGCTGTTCAAATCCACGGAGGTTATGGCTACGTAAAAGAGTACCATGTTGAGCGTTTGATGCGTGATGCAAAAATTACTCAAATTTATGAAGGAACAACTGAAGTACAGAAAATCGTTATTTCAAGAAATATATTGGCTGATTAA
- a CDS encoding UDP-N-acetylmuramoyl-tripeptide--D-alanyl-D-alanine ligase, whose amino-acid sequence MEALYNLFLASTGIETDTRKIQKGSLFFCLKGLNFDGNKFAQEAIQQGAIAAVVDNPEYHIEGKTILVDDTLLALQNLAKHHRCQFQIPIIGITGSNGKTTSKELISVVLSTQLHVHFTSGNLNNHIGVPLTLLQLNTTHEIAVIEMGANKPGDIKELVEIALPTHGIITNIGRAHLEGFKSLEGVIKTKTELFNFLAQNRGHIFANKEDETITSHLPSNTHNHFYNDSKELHGELISLNPFVNMTWSEPNYTSSDIHTNLVGEYNFINFLAAIRIGRFFGISAENCNKAISDYQPTNNRSQVTKTEKNTLIVDCYNANPTSMRSALSSFAKIDNHAKIFILGDMREMGDEAPAVHEEVIQQTIDLRLSGFFIGEEFLKFKGTHPNAIFLKSTDPLIEHFSQNPPADLLILLKGSRGISLEKVIPYL is encoded by the coding sequence ATGGAAGCACTATACAATCTATTTTTAGCGAGTACAGGTATTGAAACGGATACACGCAAAATTCAAAAGGGATCTTTATTCTTTTGTTTAAAAGGATTGAACTTTGATGGAAACAAATTTGCACAAGAAGCAATCCAGCAGGGAGCAATTGCAGCCGTTGTTGATAACCCTGAATATCACATTGAAGGAAAAACAATACTAGTAGACGACACCTTGCTTGCATTGCAAAATCTAGCAAAGCATCACAGATGTCAGTTTCAAATTCCCATTATTGGTATTACAGGAAGTAATGGAAAAACAACTTCAAAAGAATTGATTTCGGTAGTTTTATCCACACAATTACATGTTCACTTTACATCTGGCAATTTAAACAACCACATTGGAGTTCCGCTTACACTCCTCCAACTCAATACCACGCATGAAATTGCTGTGATCGAAATGGGAGCAAACAAACCAGGAGACATCAAAGAATTGGTTGAAATTGCTTTGCCAACTCACGGAATAATCACCAATATTGGAAGAGCACATTTAGAAGGTTTTAAATCTTTAGAAGGAGTCATAAAAACAAAAACAGAGCTATTTAATTTCCTAGCACAAAATAGAGGACACATCTTTGCTAATAAAGAAGATGAAACGATAACAAGTCACTTGCCTTCAAATACTCACAATCATTTCTACAACGATTCTAAGGAACTACATGGAGAATTAATAAGCTTGAATCCTTTCGTGAATATGACTTGGAGCGAGCCCAACTATACGAGTTCAGACATTCATACAAACTTGGTAGGCGAATACAATTTCATAAATTTCCTTGCTGCAATTCGAATTGGGCGGTTCTTCGGTATAAGCGCAGAAAACTGTAACAAGGCTATTTCCGACTATCAGCCAACAAACAATCGATCTCAGGTTACCAAAACAGAAAAGAACACACTGATTGTGGATTGCTACAATGCAAACCCAACAAGTATGCGCTCTGCCCTATCTAGTTTTGCAAAAATCGATAACCATGCAAAAATTTTCATTTTAGGAGATATGCGTGAAATGGGGGATGAAGCACCAGCGGTTCACGAAGAAGTTATCCAACAAACAATAGATTTGCGTCTAAGTGGATTTTTTATTGGAGAAGAGTTCTTGAAATTTAAAGGAACTCACCCAAATGCCATCTTTTTGAAATCAACCGATCCGTTGATTGAGCATTTTTCTCAAAATCCACCTGCTGATTTATTGATTCTATTGAAAGGATCCAGAGGAATTTCGTTGGAAAAGGTAATTCCATATTTATAA
- a CDS encoding SUMF1/EgtB/PvdO family nonheme iron enzyme produces the protein MKKQTKHMKMLRLFIVAVAGIAIASCSRDVSSSTGWDYNNVKQGGYQKVPFIDQETGPGLILVEGGTFTMGMVEQDVMFDYNNRPARVTVSSFYMDQTEVTNFQWGEYLYWTKRSYEKYNMVYRNALPDTLVWRSPLAFMDKFVDYYLRHPAYRDYPVVGVSWIQANDFCKWRTDRVNEYILIREGVLGWDVDAADAETFNTDSYLVGQFEQDEQLGGDKLTDLDPSHRDGKKLGKRIVRMEDGILLPRYRLPTEAEWEYASLGLIGNLSEGTEVITERRQYPWNGHFVRQDNKEFTGAIRANFVRGKGDYMGVAGRLNDGADVTAPVESFWPNDYGLYHMAGNVSEWVMDVYRPLSSEDFEEFRPFRGNVFQTKVLNNDGVVEQKDQQVMYDVHGMKEYLNAFERVRYQRISAANHLPGDSVISNGIQMHNQAEHRTQRGVAPDPYFVSHGKKKDSIELALIAEINAVLDRAIADKNDKYDIEASSLVQDEIFEGIFAERTRQGRDEEYSFEIIPILREGFNQFIIGTPGKLKYRNVTEEENIGRLNYRKDDYIDHLDGDIESSIYYDNDDRKNGINEATRDPNLIMYQNEFETYDLTGTPIKPEDRTSWPTTLISDKSRVYKGGSWKDRAYWLNAGSRRFLDEGQSTCTIGFRCAMDRIGSPVGHNYGKKKQKKR, from the coding sequence ATGAAAAAACAAACCAAGCATATGAAAATGTTGCGTTTATTTATAGTAGCTGTTGCAGGAATCGCAATTGCTTCTTGTAGCCGAGATGTATCCTCATCAACTGGATGGGATTACAATAATGTAAAACAGGGAGGCTACCAAAAAGTTCCCTTCATAGATCAGGAGACTGGACCAGGATTAATTTTGGTTGAAGGTGGTACTTTCACCATGGGAATGGTAGAACAAGATGTGATGTTCGATTATAACAATCGTCCTGCACGTGTTACTGTCTCTTCATTCTATATGGATCAAACAGAAGTCACAAATTTCCAATGGGGAGAATATTTGTACTGGACAAAAAGATCTTATGAGAAGTACAATATGGTTTACCGAAATGCTTTACCAGACACTTTGGTATGGAGAAGTCCTTTAGCATTCATGGATAAGTTTGTAGATTACTACCTACGTCACCCAGCTTATAGAGATTATCCAGTAGTTGGAGTTTCATGGATTCAAGCAAATGATTTTTGTAAATGGCGTACTGACCGTGTGAATGAGTATATCTTAATTCGTGAAGGAGTTTTAGGATGGGATGTTGATGCAGCAGATGCAGAAACATTTAATACCGATTCATATTTAGTTGGTCAGTTCGAACAAGATGAGCAATTAGGAGGTGATAAACTAACAGATTTAGATCCTTCACACCGTGATGGTAAAAAACTAGGTAAACGAATCGTTCGTATGGAAGATGGAATTCTTCTTCCAAGATACCGTCTCCCAACTGAAGCTGAATGGGAATATGCATCTCTTGGATTAATTGGAAATTTATCTGAAGGAACAGAAGTGATTACAGAGCGTCGTCAATATCCTTGGAATGGCCACTTCGTTCGTCAAGACAACAAAGAGTTTACAGGAGCAATTCGTGCAAACTTTGTTAGAGGAAAAGGAGATTACATGGGGGTTGCTGGTCGTTTGAATGATGGAGCTGATGTTACTGCACCAGTTGAATCTTTCTGGCCAAATGACTATGGTTTATATCACATGGCAGGTAACGTTTCTGAGTGGGTTATGGATGTTTATCGTCCACTATCTTCTGAAGATTTCGAAGAATTCCGTCCTTTCCGTGGAAATGTTTTCCAAACAAAAGTATTGAATAATGATGGTGTTGTTGAGCAAAAAGACCAACAGGTAATGTATGATGTTCACGGTATGAAAGAATACTTGAATGCATTCGAGCGAGTTCGTTACCAACGTATTTCTGCTGCAAATCACTTACCTGGAGATTCTGTTATTTCAAACGGAATTCAAATGCACAATCAAGCTGAACACCGCACACAACGTGGTGTTGCTCCAGATCCTTACTTTGTTTCTCATGGTAAAAAGAAAGATTCAATCGAATTAGCACTAATCGCTGAGATAAACGCTGTTTTGGATAGAGCAATCGCTGATAAAAATGACAAATACGACATCGAAGCATCTTCATTAGTACAAGATGAAATTTTCGAAGGAATTTTTGCTGAACGTACAAGACAAGGTCGTGATGAAGAATACTCATTTGAAATCATTCCTATCTTACGTGAAGGTTTCAATCAATTCATCATCGGTACGCCAGGTAAATTGAAATACAGAAATGTAACTGAGGAAGAAAATATTGGGCGTCTAAACTACCGCAAAGATGATTATATCGATCATTTAGATGGAGATATCGAAAGCTCTATTTATTATGACAATGATGATCGTAAAAACGGAATTAATGAGGCAACTCGTGATCCTAACTTAATCATGTATCAAAATGAATTTGAAACGTATGATTTAACAGGAACTCCTATTAAACCAGAAGATAGAACATCTTGGCCAACAACATTAATCTCTGATAAATCTCGCGTTTACAAAGGAGGTTCTTGGAAAGATCGTGCTTACTGGTTAAATGCAGGTTCTAGAAGATTCTTAGACGAAGGTCAATCTACTTGTACAATCGGATTCAGATGTGCAATGGATAGAATTGGAAGCCCAGTTGGTCACAACTACGGTAAAAAGAAACAAAAGAAAAGATAA
- a CDS encoding PorP/SprF family type IX secretion system membrane protein — translation MRNIKLLAFVGCLFGTCQLYAQDPTFTQFYANPLYLNPAFAGSHGCARFSMNYRNEWPSLSGNYVTYSASYDQHFKNISGGIGILATHDMQGQGTINTSMLGLIYSYHLKVNRKFAMLFGARAAWYQKFLDWDKLTFGDMIDPRRGFIYQTGDQRRGGSKGFFDASAGFVGYSKHFFFGGAVHHLNMPNESVIIGNSPMPMRFTGHIGAEIPLGGKSKYQNTTSIMPNIIYQYQQGFQEINIGTYIKYGAFTAGAWFRNRDAFILTIGVNTGTFRIGYSYDVTVSRLNNGVSGGSHEVSLGIYTKCKTKGSTFKTISCPSF, via the coding sequence ATGAGAAATATTAAACTATTAGCGTTTGTTGGATGTCTATTTGGCACGTGTCAATTATATGCGCAAGACCCAACTTTTACGCAGTTTTATGCGAATCCCTTATACTTGAATCCAGCATTCGCAGGTTCACATGGTTGTGCTCGTTTTTCTATGAATTATAGAAATGAGTGGCCAAGTCTTTCAGGGAACTATGTTACCTATAGCGCATCTTATGATCAACATTTCAAAAACATCTCTGGTGGAATTGGAATTTTAGCGACCCATGACATGCAGGGACAAGGTACAATCAACACATCTATGTTGGGCTTAATTTACTCTTACCACTTAAAAGTAAATAGAAAGTTCGCTATGCTTTTTGGAGCGCGAGCAGCCTGGTACCAAAAATTCTTAGATTGGGACAAATTGACTTTTGGAGATATGATTGACCCAAGAAGAGGTTTTATCTACCAAACAGGAGATCAAAGACGTGGAGGTTCAAAAGGATTCTTTGATGCATCAGCAGGGTTTGTTGGTTATTCGAAACACTTCTTCTTTGGAGGAGCAGTTCATCACTTAAACATGCCTAACGAATCTGTGATTATTGGTAATTCACCAATGCCTATGCGATTCACTGGACATATCGGTGCTGAGATTCCATTAGGAGGAAAGTCTAAATATCAGAATACGACTTCTATCATGCCAAATATTATTTATCAATACCAACAAGGTTTCCAAGAGATTAATATCGGTACATACATTAAATATGGTGCTTTTACTGCTGGTGCATGGTTCAGAAATCGGGATGCTTTCATCTTAACGATTGGTGTCAATACAGGGACATTTAGAATAGGATATAGTTATGATGTTACTGTTTCGAGATTAAACAATGGCGTTTCAGGAGGTTCACATGAAGTTTCACTAGGTATCTATACTAAATGTAAAACGAAAGGCAGTACCTTTAAAACAATCTCTTGTCCATCATTCTAA